A region of Arabidopsis thaliana chromosome 5, partial sequence DNA encodes the following proteins:
- the MYB49 gene encoding myb domain protein 49 (myb domain protein 49 (MYB49); CONTAINS InterPro DOMAIN/s: SANT, DNA-binding (InterPro:IPR001005), Homeodomain-like (InterPro:IPR009057), Myb, DNA-binding (InterPro:IPR014778), HTH transcriptional regulator, Myb-type, DNA-binding (InterPro:IPR017930), Homeodomain-related (InterPro:IPR012287), Myb transcription factor (InterPro:IPR015495); BEST Arabidopsis thaliana protein match is: MYB-like 102 (TAIR:AT4G21440.1); Has 1807 Blast hits to 1807 proteins in 277 species: Archae - 0; Bacteria - 0; Metazoa - 736; Fungi - 347; Plants - 385; Viruses - 0; Other Eukaryotes - 339 (source: NCBI BLink).): MGKSSSSEESEVKKGPWTPEEDEKLVGYIQTHGPGKWRTLPKNAGLKRCGKSCRLRWTNYLRPDIKRGEFSLQEEETIIQLHRLLGNKWSAIAIHLPGRTDNEIKNYWNTHIKKKLLRMGIDPVTHCPRINLLQLSSFLTSSLFKSMSQPMNTPFDLTTSNINPDILNHLTASLNNVQTESYQPNQQLQNDLNTDQTTFTGLLNSTPPVQWQNNGEYLGDYHSYTGTGDPSNNKVPQAGNYSSAAFVSDHINDGENFKAGWNFSSSMLAGTSSSSSTPLNSSSTFYVNGGSEDDRESFGSDMLMFHHHHDHNNNALNLS; the protein is encoded by the exons ATGGGAAAATCTTCAAGCTCGGAGGAAAGTGAAGTGAAGAAAGGGCCATGGACTCCGGAGGAAGACGAGAAGCTCGTAGGCTATATTCAAACGCACGGTCCCGGCAAATGGCGTACCCTTCCCAAGAACGCCG GGTTAAAAAGATGCGGGAAGAGTTGTAGATTGCGATGGACGAATTATCTAAGACCCGATATCAAGAGAGGAGAGTTCTCTCTTCAAGAGGAAGAAACCATCATTCaacttcatcgtcttcttgGAAACAA aTGGTCCGCAATTGCTATTCACTTACCAGGAAGAACAGATAATGAAATCAAAAACTATTGGaacacacatattaaaaagaaactcTTACGAATGGGGATTGATCCGGTGACTCATTGTCCCCGCATTAATCTTCTCCAGCTCTCTTCGTTTCTTACCTCATCATTGTTTAAATCTATGTCACAACCGATGAATACTCCATTTGATCTCACTACTTCAAATATTAATCCTGATATCTTGAATCATCTCACTGCCTCTCTCAACAACGTTCAGACCGAATCATACCAACCAAACCAACAGCTTCAAAACGACCTAAACACTGACCAAACCACTTTCACCGGTTTGCTCAACTCAACACCACCCGTTCAATGGCAAAACAATGGAGAATACTTGGGAGATTATCACAGTTATACCGGTACAGGTGATCCATCTAATAACAAAGTCCCTCAAGCCGGAAACTACTCATCAGCCGCATTTGTATCCGACCACATTAATGATGGTGAGAATTTTAAGGCCGGATGGAATTTCAGTTCATCAATGCTAGCGGGAACTTCATCGAGCAGCTCGACACCGTTGAATTCGTCTTCGACTTTTTATGTCAATGGTGGAAGCGAAGATGATAGAGAGAGTTTTGGTAGCGACATGTTGatgtttcatcatcatcatgatcataataataatgcTTTGAATCTATCATAA